TTGTTCTCTATGTACCAATATGGAATCGTAAAAATCCGTCTCGCTCCGAGAATCGAGCATCGTAACTTTCTTCATTTCTGCATTAGTCATCGTCATATCCTTCCTTAGCCCCCTCTCCTCAACCTTTCATAGATTAAGACGGGGAGCTTATAGAAACGGTTTTTATTTGCATTAACTTTTTTGGGGCTGAGCACTTTAAGATTATAGCATTCTATAAAAAATGAACGATAAATGTTATGATAGGTAAAATTGGACATAATCAATAGTACGCACTTAAAAGTACCATAGGCACTAAAAAGTACCTATAAAATGGAGGCTATCATGACAACAACCATCAAGAAAAAATACAATATTTCCGTGGAGGCCACACTAGAAGTCATTGGAGGGAAATGGAAATGTGTAATTCTCTGTCATCTAACTCATGGCAAAAAACGCACATCTGAGTTAAAGCAGTTAATGCCCGGGATTACTCAAAAAATGTTAACACAGCAGCTTCGAGAGTTAGAGGCCGATGGAATTATCAATCGAATTGTATACAATCAGGTTCCACCAAAAGTGGAATATGAGCTTAGTGAATATGGCGATAGTTTAAGCGACATTTTGACTTCTCTATGTAATTGGGGAGAACAACATATCATTAAGCAGTACGGCGATAAATATGCTGTGTTAGAGGACAACATTTTAAATAAATAAATTATACCCCATGAAAAAGGACAGTTAAATCAGATCGATTCAACTGTCCCATAACTTAAATTACACCCTCTCCTCCGATAGCAGTTGCTGTGAATGATATGGGTCCATATAGATTAATAGGCACGTTTGTATCATTTTGAATTACTAATTCATAGTTGTGGATGCCAATATAAGGACCATCAACCCACTGAACATTTAATTGAATATCAGTAGTTGCAGTAAAACTATAAAAGGATCTATAAATATCGACTCCAGCACGTCGGATTAAAACAAGAAATTGACTATCAGCAAGTGCAGTAAGACTAAAACTACCATTTAACTCAACTCTACTGGAGAAAGAGGCTGGGTTAGCCGGGCTAATATTTACTTGCGCTGTGGCTAGACCCGCTCCAGCTCCAGGAATACCTGCAACCGTTGTAATAGTAGTAAACGGGTCTAAAGGGATTTTTGCCTGTGAGCCATAACTTATATTTGTCGCCATTTATCATCACTCCATTCCAACTAGAAGGTTATACATTATTATATTGTGTATCAACACTGATAGATTGGACATACTTCCTGATGAATATATACATTTAAGTTATACTTTGCTAGATCATATAAACCTAGATCATTCGTCTATCACCCGCTAATTTCCACCCATTGACAAATTCGCTCACCAGCACTACAATTACCCAAATATAATGAATAACGTTGACAAAGGGTAAGTAGACAAACAAGCATGGACTTCAGAGAGCCGGTGGTTGCTGTGAACCGGTGTCCTGCGTTTGCTCGAATGGCCTTTAGAGTTGCTCTTCCGAACCATCTTAGCTGATGTTGTAGGGAAAGCCGGGTTTCCCACCGTTATCAAGGGACCTGTATCGAGATAAACCCTAGACCTTCTCCGTACAGGTAAGAGAAGATCGTAATGCTAATGAAACTGGCGGCACGATCATTTAAGGTGGTACCACGACAACTTCGTCCTTATTGGATGAGGTTTTTTTGTCATTTAAAGGAGGTGATGGCCATGGATGATGGCTGGTGGTGGCGACTCAATGTTAGACAGAAGCAACAAAACAGGAGGAATTCAAATGATAAAAGAACGTGTATTAACTGGAGATCGGGTGACTGGAAAGCTTCACCTTGGCCATTACGTAGGCAGCTTACAGAATCGAGTGGTGCTACAGGAGCAATATGATACTTTTGTGTTTTTAGCAGATATTCAAGCCCTAACGACTCACTTTGATCGCCCTCAACTACTAGGTCAAAACTTGAATGAAATTACATTAGACTATTTATCAGCAGGTATAAATCCAGATAAAGCCACTATATTTATTCAATCCATGATCCCAGAGATCGCTGAGCTGACCGTCCTATTCTCCATGTTTGTCACTGTGAATTCGTTGCGGCAAAATCCTACCATTAAAGCCGAATCGAAAAATTCCAGCTTAGATGAACTGTACTACGGTTTTCTTGGTTATCCAGTTAGTCAGGCTGCAGATATAACCTTTTGTAAAGCGACGATTATTCCTGTAGGAGAAGACCAGCTTCCCCATCTAGAGTTGACTCGCAAAATCGTACGTAGATTCAATGAGCTGTACAGCCCCATCCTAGTAGAGCCCAGAGCGCTCATCAGCGATACGCCAAGACTAGTAGGAACAGACGGAAACGCTAAAATGAGTAAAAGCCTTGGCAATGCCATAGAGCTGGACTCCACGAAAGAAGAGATCACCTTCAAGATCCGTAAAGCCACAACCGACCCAGCCCGTGTTCATAAAAATGATCCTGGACATCCAGAAGTTTGTCCTATTTATGCTTATCACCGTGCTTTCCGTTCACATGACGTCCCAGAAATTCGCGAAGGTTGCGAAAACGGCACCATAAGCTGTTCTGCCTGCAAGCAGCTTATCACGACAGCTCTAGACCAGCTTATAGAACCGATGCGTGAGCGTCGCTCCTATTATGCTGTAAGACCCAAGGTTGTTGAGGATATCTTATTATCCGGAACTAAGCGTGCCCGCGACATCGCTCAAGAAACGATGTCCGAAGTGCGCGAGGCCATGGGCCTTAATTATTTTTCAAAATAAGAAAGATCAGTATGAGCAATAAAAACGCCGGACTCTCTATTTAAGAGAGCTCCGGCTGTTTTTTGTGTGAATATTATTTAATAAGGGTATCCTCTGACATTAACCGCTTCAGGGCATTGAATTGCTTCGCGTCAGCTGAGATTACGGCCTTAAGTTTATTCTTACAACACCCAATTCCCTTTACGGAATACCGGTTCAATCGTGCCATCCGCAAGTTCTCCATCAATATCCAGTTCTGCCGAACCAATCATGAAATCAACATGGGTTAAGCTGACGTTTGCACCTCTAGCTATAAGCTCCTCGCTCGTAAGCTTCGTACCGCCTTCAATATTAACAGGATAGGCACTTCCCAGTGCAAAGTGACAGGAGGCATTCTCATCAATCCCGGTATTATAGAAAATTCGGTTTAAACGCGAGATTGGAGAATCATGCTGCACCAAAGCCACTTCTCCTAGATAGGACGCACCTTCATCCGTTGCCAGCAGCGAGGTCAAATGTTCACGACCTGATTCAGCTTCATAACCTACAACCTTCCCATCCTTAAAAGTAAATGAAAGTCCCTCGACGAGACGTCCGTTTAGATTCAATGGAAGTGTGCTGCGTACTGTACCGTTCACTCCTGTACGATTCGGCATGGAATAAATCTCTTCCGTTGGCATGTTAGCCACGAAATATACGCCCTGATCATTCTCTCCGCCTCCACCGCGCCATAAATGGCCTTCCGGAAGCTCTACATGTAGATCCGTTCCCGGTGCGCGGTAATGCAGGCTTTTATAACGTTTAGCGTTCATTCTATCCTGACTTTCTTTCAATTGACCGATATGTTCTCTCCAAGCAGCTACCGGATCATCATTACCCACGCGGTTCATCTGGAATACCGCTTCCCACATCGCATTCACTCGTTCTTCTTCAGGAAGATCCGCAAACACCTTGTTCGCCCAAGCACGTGTCGGAGCCTTGACGAGGGACCAGCTGATTTTGCTGTTACGGGTATATTTGGAGTAATTCTTACGAGCAACCGCTGCTGCTTTAACTGCTCTTGATACCTTAGAAGAATCAATACCATTGAACAATTCCGGATCTGGGACTTTAATATGTAAAATGGCGCCGTTCTCCTCCGCAAACTTCTCCATCATTTCTGCTTGCCACTGCGGATAGTAATCGAAGGAATCTTCAGAAGCTTTTTCGTAACGAATACGTGTAGTCGCTTCATCGTCCCAATCTACAATTACATATTTGGCTCCCGCCTCATAAGCTTTACCTACAATCAAGCGAGTAAGCTCTGCCGTTTCAATAGGTGCATGCACCATCAGAACTTGTCCTGGCTGAACATTTACCCCTACTTTTACAACTAGGTTCGCATATTTCTCTAACATTACATCAAAATCTTTCATGATTTCTCTTCCTCCATCTCTATGGTTGCTTTACAGCTTCACTTCTTATTTTAACGCAAAATGCAATTAGTTGCGATTCGATATGAAAAAGGCGGCCCCCTCTAAGGGAACCACCACGTAAATCATTATTTTTTATCCACCTGCAGTAAAGTTACGGTCTTTAAAGAATAGGTATGCATTATCTTGTCCTCTGAGATTACGTTAAGCTTGGTCAAACTTGCAACCTTCGCCGGGTCTGATTTGGAGAGCATGCGCCACACTTCGGGGTCTGACAAGGTTTCATATAACTTCAGATCATCATATTCTTTGCGATTTTGCATCACTAGCTTCACTTTGTAGCTTCCGATTTCAGCCTCGTTTGCCCCCAGCTCACTGCAATAACTCAGAATATCCTGCCGAAGTTCCGTCAACTCTTTTTCGATTTCCTTTTGCTTTTGCTTCAGTCGATAATACTGCTGCACCTTTTTCTCCATCAGCTTCACGCTCCTCTATAGACATATGTATGCCGGGAGCGCTAAATAAATTAGTTGAGTTCCCTAGCATAAAATTTTATAATGAGCCGGGAACGCTAGTTTACAGAATACTCCTTTCTTCCACAAAAACCAATGATTTGGCAGGTGACTTATGGTTCATTCGTACTTATTTCCGATTTCTTATGCTTTCATGATGTTTCCTATAGCAGCACTGATCTTTACACTACCTTTTCTCATCGTTCAATATCGTAGACACGGCTATATCCATAAGCTTAGAGCCTTAATCCTATACCTACTGCTGCTCTATTTGATGAACGCCTATTTTCTCGTATTGCTTCCTTTACCTGCCACCCGGCACAATTTGGCACCTTCAGGGACCATCCTACAGCTCATCCCCTTACAATTTATTCAAGATATTGTGGATGGCTCTACGATCATTCCTGATCAGATCTCAACTTACTGGTCGTTACTGCGTGAACCCGCATTTTTACAAGTTATATTTAACATCGCATTAACTGTGCCGTTTGGAATGTTTCTTGGTTATTATTTTCGTACGCGCTGGGGCGCATGCATTCTCTTGTCCTTTCTACTGTCATTATCCTTTGAGATCACTCAGGTTACAGGCATCTATGGATTCTTTGATCATCCCTACCGTCTATTTGATATCGATGATCTTATTACCAACACTCTGGGAGGTATCTTTGGATTTCGAATTGCCATATGGATAAACGGTTTGCTGCCACGTATAGAACAACTGGATACGAATCTAGATCGATCTACCAAAAGAGTCTCCTATACTCGCAGAGGGATTGCTTTTTCCATCGATAGTATGGTGTGGATCATTGGCTTCGGTGTACTCTATGGATTCGATATAAAAAGTGCTTTCTGGATTACAACAGGTATTTACTTCATACTAATTCCAGCTTTCACAGGCGGGCGGACCTTAGGCAAATGGATTGTACGTATTCGGGTAACGAGCAAAGGTAATCGGGCTTCTTTCTGGGCGCTTATGATCAGATATGGGCTGCTATATTGGGTGATGCTTGGAATTCACGCGCTCCTCATCAATTCAGCTGTGACGGGGCTTCTGTCTTCCTCATCGAGAACGTTCGTTTTTCTCATTGTTCTACTGGCTGATCTAGCTTTCTTTATTCATTTAGTCTTTAAGGTATTTAAAAAAGATGACCAGCTAATCTATGAGAAATTAAGCCGAACCTCGCATGTTATTTCATGGCCAGAGAAAAGACTGCATACCGATGACTCAAACAGCATCCCTCTAGAAGATTAACAACATAGTGTTTATCAATTGGAAATTATAATAGAATAGGAAGGTAAGGATTCTCAAAATTTAGGAGATGAATGAATGGAAACTACAAGTAGCTTGCAGTTATCTAGAAGTCTTCCAGAGGAGCAGGGCATTTCATCAGCCGCAATATCCAACTTTATTAGTGCTGTAGAGAAACAAAATTTAGGCTTGCACAGCTTTATGCTCCTTCGTCATGGTTATGTGATCTCTGAAGGTTGGTGGACTCCTTATAAGTCCGACCTTCCACATATGTTATTTTCTCTTAGCAAAAGCTTCACCTCAACCGCTATCGGATTTGCAGTTACAGAAAAGCTAATCACGCTCGACGATTCGGTCATTTCATTTTTCCCAGAAGATGTGCCCGATGAGATTACCGAGAATTTATCTAAGATGAGGATTAGGCATCTATTGATGATGGGTACCGGACAAGTCGTGGATACTATGGATACACTTCATCACAGTGCAGATGGAAATTGGGTCAAAGCCTTCTTCACGGTCCCTGTAGAAAAAGAACCTGGAACACATTTTCTCTATAATACTGGCGCCACTTACATGCTCTCAGCGATTCTTCAAAAGGTCACGGGACAAACGCTACTAGAGTACTTAGAACCACGTCTTTTCACGCCTCTCGG
This window of the Paenibacillus sp. FSL R10-2734 genome carries:
- a CDS encoding aminopeptidase, translating into MKDFDVMLEKYANLVVKVGVNVQPGQVLMVHAPIETAELTRLIVGKAYEAGAKYVIVDWDDEATTRIRYEKASEDSFDYYPQWQAEMMEKFAEENGAILHIKVPDPELFNGIDSSKVSRAVKAAAVARKNYSKYTRNSKISWSLVKAPTRAWANKVFADLPEEERVNAMWEAVFQMNRVGNDDPVAAWREHIGQLKESQDRMNAKRYKSLHYRAPGTDLHVELPEGHLWRGGGGENDQGVYFVANMPTEEIYSMPNRTGVNGTVRSTLPLNLNGRLVEGLSFTFKDGKVVGYEAESGREHLTSLLATDEGASYLGEVALVQHDSPISRLNRIFYNTGIDENASCHFALGSAYPVNIEGGTKLTSEELIARGANVSLTHVDFMIGSAELDIDGELADGTIEPVFRKGNWVL
- the trpS gene encoding tryptophan--tRNA ligase; this encodes MIKERVLTGDRVTGKLHLGHYVGSLQNRVVLQEQYDTFVFLADIQALTTHFDRPQLLGQNLNEITLDYLSAGINPDKATIFIQSMIPEIAELTVLFSMFVTVNSLRQNPTIKAESKNSSLDELYYGFLGYPVSQAADITFCKATIIPVGEDQLPHLELTRKIVRRFNELYSPILVEPRALISDTPRLVGTDGNAKMSKSLGNAIELDSTKEEITFKIRKATTDPARVHKNDPGHPEVCPIYAYHRAFRSHDVPEIREGCENGTISCSACKQLITTALDQLIEPMRERRSYYAVRPKVVEDILLSGTKRARDIAQETMSEVREAMGLNYFSK
- a CDS encoding winged helix-turn-helix transcriptional regulator → MTTTIKKKYNISVEATLEVIGGKWKCVILCHLTHGKKRTSELKQLMPGITQKMLTQQLRELEADGIINRIVYNQVPPKVEYELSEYGDSLSDILTSLCNWGEQHIIKQYGDKYAVLEDNILNK
- a CDS encoding VanZ family protein; its protein translation is MMFPIAALIFTLPFLIVQYRRHGYIHKLRALILYLLLLYLMNAYFLVLLPLPATRHNLAPSGTILQLIPLQFIQDIVDGSTIIPDQISTYWSLLREPAFLQVIFNIALTVPFGMFLGYYFRTRWGACILLSFLLSLSFEITQVTGIYGFFDHPYRLFDIDDLITNTLGGIFGFRIAIWINGLLPRIEQLDTNLDRSTKRVSYTRRGIAFSIDSMVWIIGFGVLYGFDIKSAFWITTGIYFILIPAFTGGRTLGKWIVRIRVTSKGNRASFWALMIRYGLLYWVMLGIHALLINSAVTGLLSSSSRTFVFLIVLLADLAFFIHLVFKVFKKDDQLIYEKLSRTSHVISWPEKRLHTDDSNSIPLED